One genomic segment of Drosophila melanogaster chromosome 3L includes these proteins:
- the sti gene encoding sticky, isoform A: MPPKMEPISVRTARLNNLILGKGAGVCAKPAGSASGSGIPASTRRSIVPVSTTSAAVAEAICREGLLDAFCLLYNECDKDTLKKRDRNIAEFVNKFRPIIEETRKLRVNADDFLIKTLIGQGYFGNVHLVVERQTNDIYAMKKIKKSVVTTSQVKEERDIMSIRNSEWLINLQYAFQDNDNLYLVMEYMPGGDLLSLMSRHGPFDEDLARFYLAELTVALHTLHEMGYVHRDIKPENILIDRFGHIKLADFGNAAALDRDGHVLSLSPVGTPDYIAPELLQTISTYKLSKSMHDVSCDYWSMGIIGYELICETTPFHEDNVHETYSKILSHCEESHLKELISFPADLKVSVNYRNLIESLVTNPSKRLSYERIKNHPFFSEIPWGSIRSQVPPIIPTVRSDDDTSNFEDGIRHKTRREQGVAKKSLTTNMKSNDFSGKDLPFIGYSFVHMEKSAISATTDEKLQEKLKELLQKLKTRENEISMLKQDLLRAQQSLRKTDNKSQVVADAKMEIKKLQQIIKEKTMELTTCKTQIKTLQSSAKIDEEMWSKKEATITDLLRLNRQKYEEAKIASEQRYEKQLADKKQELASTLQKLDARELEFNAKFEECKHLSMKLQNYKDMLQQIKEQNLKSETNHEEQRRQMAELYEQKLTDLRKKVRDSQDTNRRMTMEIKEIRTELDESISSSKSTQEAKNATERNIEEILRRLNEEIASNNELHAEKVKLETKLQLKENETQEVRAECHRLERELQLAECRCQLAESSLATQVSPYETAPGSLTELNAIEDQLRADLLAAKESENHQKGRADQLQTLVTKLEQMLERFNEQSLSPTKSHSSRKQEGETVGDMLERQNEKLEDKLAAVREQMIVERQAARTANLSLWKVEKQLEEALSEKKLLARRMELTEDRIKKVQNASDEAQRMLKTSQEETRQRESRIEELKQELAAAKRDVLKEHRQWEKAEQERMKCKSEIIEHLANVHRLEQQETELRQKLRQIQSRFDGVTLEQKNTIRELQEEREKSRKANDSCLVLQKELKQLTDNFQRLKYACSITDSQLTEVETMLKSEQERNKSQKSQLDTLHEKLRERNDQLTDLRKQLTTVESEKRLAEQRAQVLASEIDELRLNLKEQQKKLVAQQDQLVEQTNALFATQERAELLDGQNANYEAQTADSNREMVSLKEENARILSELFHKKEEVGNLQAEIRGLESAQANLHAEIDSLQDTLAEKEQFYVQRDIKSNATLAQHKKLIDYLQLKVEDLSAKKKKTLADKLFGSSHTNKENVSPNDVESSILYRALKEELKREQKMNSLLKEQLAQLNGTATLRSPRKSAAVNGDSDAPKQRPVSIAALPRSPQKQQQPLKRTTSQVELKTTAEKPTKVTIENQAHHRFELALQESKVDAVNCVVCEKAVVAGSPFWKCKECKDVTHRKCRSNVQSHCGSTKPTAPSADDLSSIQSVSSLTLDSVDVAGGTTSGGEYIGSLVYSSDGAEDQARKEIEVNCAFEVAEQQILLLGCNTGLYAYHLDSQRLVHISGLESVSCMSICKRLAKAIMVGTVGEKLYQCDYRQLESRCQSSSSCHKPVLETSAIELPFANRTPSEKWKLVLISDEAENALDSVAIAATSTRIVILKYDLKLHMFKPVRALDTATPVTSIFFTRHSAIVSSDKFYEIDLDNYAAEEFVDLSDKSMESTAKCQPLTAVRISRQEYLLCFAEYGVFVDEFGCRSRPYDLNWVYAPTGFVYRDPFLFISHYQSVQIVRLHRSFSKEMASGDNASENSESPELQRVYLPHYMSTLLANSGDVNLYAVAIDQRPCNGTQKIYHLDTMQAFKQKFNISMETLSSVATSVTLGSTVTGNSI; this comes from the exons ATGCCACCCAAGATGGAGCCGATTAGCGTGCGCACCGCGCGTCTGAACAACCTGATTCTGGGCAAAGGAGCTGGCGTCTGTGCGAAGCCCGCTGGAAGCGCCTCCGGATCAGGTATTCCCGCCTCCACCAGGAGAAGCATTGTACCCGTGAGCACCACTAGCGCCGCCGTGGCCGAGGCCATCTGCCGCGAGGGACTCCTGGACGCCTTCTGTCTGCTGTACAACGAGTGCGACAAGGATACGCTGAAGAAGCGCGATCGCAACATCGCCGAGTTTGTCAACAAAT TTCGTCCCATCATAGAGGAGACCCGCAAACTCAGGGTCAACGCAGATGACTTCCTCATCAAGACGCTTATTGGCCAAGGATACTTTGGCAACGTTCACCTGGTGGTGGAGCGGCAAACCAACGACATATACGCCATGAAGAAGATCAAAAAGTCGGTGGTGACGACGTCACAAGTCAAGGAGGAGCGCGATATCATGTCCATTCGCAACTCTGAATGGCTAATCAATCTGCAGTATGCCTTTCAG GATAACGACAATCTGTACCTGGTCATGGAGTACATGCCCGGCGGAGACCTTCTCAGCTTGATGTCACGCCACGGCCCTTTCGATGAGGACTTGGCTCGTTTCTATCTGGCCGAGCTCACAGTGGCCCTGCACACATTGCACGAGATGGGCTATGTGCATCGGGATATAAAGCCTGAAAATATACTGATTGATCGTTTTGGCCATATTAAACTGGCTGATTTCGGTAATGCCGCTGCCTTGGATCGCGATGGCCATGTGCTGAGTTTGTCGCCGGTGGGAACACCGGATTACATAGCTCCAGAGCTGCTGCAAACCATATCCACCTACAAGCTGTCCAAGTCGATGCACGAT GTCAGCTGCGATTATTGGTCCATGGGCATTATAGGATATGAGTTAATATGCGAGACAACACCTTTTCACGAGGACAATGTACACGAGACATACTCCAAGATTCTCTCCCATTGCGAGGAGAGTCACCTTAAAGAGCTCATCAGCTTTCCCGCCGACTTGAAGGTGTCTGTTAACTATAGAAATCTTATTGAGTCACTGGTCACAAATCCTTCGAAGCGATTGTCCTATGAGCGCATTAAGAATCACCCCTTCTTTAGCGAAATTCCGTGGGGTTCCATTCGCTCGCAGGTTCCACCGATTATACCAACTGTTAGGTCTGACGATGATACCTCCAATTTCGAGGACGGAATTCGTCATAAGACTCGCAGAGAACAGGGAGTTGCTAAAAAGTCCCTTACGACTAACATGAAATCGAATGATTTCAGTGGCAAGGATCTGCCATTCATTGGGTACAGTTTTGTGCACATGGAAAAGTCGGCAATTTCCGCTACCACCGATGAAAAGCTTCAGGAGAAGCTAAAGGAACTGCTGCAGAAACTGAAGACTAGAGAGAACGAGATTTCCATGCTGAAACAAGATCTTCTGCGGGCTCAGCAATCGCTGAGGAAGACCGATAACAAATCTCAGGTGGTAGCCGATgctaaaatggaaattaagaAGCTGCAACAGATTATCAAGGAGAAAACAATGGAGCTTACCACTTGCAAGACGCAAATTAAGACACTCCAAAGTTCGGCCAAAATAGACGAGGAAATGTGGTCCAAGAAGGAAGCCACTATCACCGATCTCCTTCGCCTTAATCGACAAAAGTACGAAGAAGCCAAGATCGCTTCGGAGCAACGATATGAGAAACAATTGGCGGACAAAAAGCAAGAGCTGGCATCCACGCTGCAAAAGTTAGATGCCCGTGAGTTGGAGTTCAATGCCAAGTTCGAAGAGTGCAAGCATTTGTCCATGAAGTTGCAAAACTACAAGGATATGCTGCAGCAGATCAAGGAGCAGAATCTCAAGTCCGAGACAAACCATGAGGAGCAGAGGCGCCAAATGGCCGAATTGTATGAGCAAAAGCTAACAGATCTCCGGAAAAAGGTTCGCGACTCGCAGGATACAAACCGCCGCATGACAATGGAGATAAAGGAAATACGCACCGAGCTGGACGAGTCCATATCCTCCAGCAAGTCCACCCAAGAAGCGAAGAACGCTACCGAGCGGAATATCGAAGAAATTCTGCGGCGTCTGAACGAGGAGATCGCCTCCAATAATGAGCTTCATGCGGAAAAGGTCAAACTGGAGACGAAGCTGCAGCTGAAGGAAAATGAAACTCAAGAAGTTAGAGCCGAATGTCATCGACTTGAGAGGGAATTGCAG CTTGCCGAATGTCGCTGTCAGCTGGCTGAATCCTCACTAGCCACCCAGGTTTCCCCCTACGAAACTGCGCCTGGATCTTTGACCGAACTGAATGCCATTGAGGATCAACTTCGCGCCGACTTGTTAGCCGCCAAAGAGAGTGAAAACCATCAGAAGGGACGCGCCGATCAACTGCAGACGCTGGTTACCAAACTGGAGCAAATGCTGGAGCGCTTCAACGAGCAGAGTCTTTCACCCACGAAATCGCACTCATCGCGTAAGCAAGAAGGTGAAACCGTTGGTGATATGCTCGAGCGGCAAAACGAGAAGCTGGAGGATAAATTGGCAGCAGTGCGAGAGCAGATGATTGTGGAACGTCAGGCAGCGCGTACAGCGAATCTATCGCTCTGGAAGGTGGAGAAACAGCTCGAGGAAGCTTTGTCCGAGAAGAAGTTACTGGCGCGTCGCATGGAACTCACAGAGGATCGGATTAAAAAGGTGCAGAACGCAAGCGATGAAGCGCAGAGAATGCTCAAGACGTCACAGGAGGAAACTCGCCAGCGGGAGTCTCGCATCGAGGAGCTGAAGCAGGAACTGGCGGCCGCCAAAAGGGATGTCCTCAAGGAGCACCGCCAATGGGAAAAGGCCGAGCAGGAGCGCATGAAGTGCAAGTCGGAGATAATCGAGCACTTGGCCAATGTGCACAGATTAGAACAACAGGAGACGGAATTGCGCCAGAAACTCAGGCAAATCCAATCGCGATTTGATGGTGTAACTTTGGAACAGAAGAATACCATTCGAGAACTGCAGGAGGAGCGAGAAAAGAGCAGGAAAGCGAATGACTCTTGTTTGGTCTTACAGAAGGAGCTGAAACAACTCACCGATAACTTCCAGAGGTTGAAGTACGCTTGTAGCATTACCGACAGCCAGCTAACTGAGGTGGAGACCATGCTAAAATCGGAGCAGGAACGAAATAAATCCCAGAAATCTCAACTTGATACCCTTCATGAGAAACTCAGAGAGCGCAACGATCAATTAACTGATCTACGAAAGCAACTAACTACGGTGGAATCGGAAAAGCGTCTGGCGGAGCAGCGTGCTCAAGTGTTGGCATCGGAAATCGATGAACTTCGTCTCAATCTCAAGGAGCAGCAGAAGAAGCTGGTGGCGCAGCAGGATCAGTTGGTGGAGCAGACTAACGCACTGTTTGCCACCCAAGAGAGAGCTGAACTTTTGGATGGGCAAAATGCCAATTACGAAGCCCAAACTGCGGATTCGAATCGCGAAATGGTTAGTTTGAAGGAGGAAAATGCTAGAATTCTCAGCGAGCTGTTCCACAAGAAGGAGGAGGTTGGCAATCTTCAGGCGGAGATAAGGGGCTTGGAGTCTGCGCAAGCCAACTTGCACGCAGAGATCGATTCCCTTCAGGACACTTTGGCCGAGAAGGAGCAGTTCTACGTGCAGCGGGACATTAAATCGAATGCCACACTTGCGCAGCACAAAAAGCTGATTGACTACCTTCAG cTCAAAGTTGAGGACCTATCCGCCAAGAAGAAAAAGACATTGGCGGACAAACTTTTCGGTTCTAGCCACACAAACAAGGAGAACGTGTCACCCAATGACGTGGAATCTTCCATTCTGTATCGCGCTCTAAAGGAGGAACTGAAGCGAGAACAAAAGATGAACAGCTTGCTGAAGGAGCAGTTGGCTCAGTTGAATG GAACTGCAACCTTGCGCTCTCCACGCAAATCTGCAGCTGTTAATGGCGACTCCGATGCACCCAAACAGAGACCCGTAAGCATTGCTGCCTTGCCACGTTCTccacagaagcagcagcagcccctGAAGCGCACCACCAGCCAGGTGGAGCTGAAGACGACGGCGGAGAAACCGACTAAAGTAACCATTGAGAACCAGGCTCATCACCGTTTCGAACTGGCCCTGCAGGAGTCCAAGGTGGATGCCGTCAACTGTGTAGTTTGCGAAAAGGCCGTCGTTGCCGGTTCGCCGTTCTGGAAATGCAAGGAGTGCAAAGATGTTACGCATCGCAAGTGTCGCTCCAATGTTCAGAGCCATTGCGGATCCACCAAGCCGACTGCACCGTCAGCCGATGATCTTAGCAGTATTCAATCTGTCTCCAGCTTGACTTTGGATAGCGTAGATGTTGCGGGTGGTACAACCAGCGGTGGCGAGTACATTGGATCGCTGGTCTACAGTTCGGATGGTGCAGAAGATCAGGCACGGAAGGAGATCGAAGTGAACTGCGCCTTTGAAGTGGCCGAGCAGCAAATACTCCTATTGGGCTGTAACACGGGACTGTATGCGTATCACTTGGACTCGCAGCGATTGGTGCACATTTCTGGTCTCGAATCGGTGAGCTGCATGTCCATTTGCAAGCGCCTGGCTAAGGCTATAATGGTGGGCACAGTTGGCGAGAAGCTATATCAATGTGACTACCGCCAGCTGGAGTCACGCTGTCAGAGCTCCAGTTCGTGTCACAAGCCTGTGCTGGAAACGTCGGCCATTGAGCTGCCATTTGCCAATCGCACGCCATCGGAGAAATGGAAACTAGTGCTGATCTCCGATGAGGCGGAGAACGCATTGGATTCGGTGGCTATTGCGGCCACGTCCACTAGGATTGTCATCTTGAAGTACGACCTTAAGCTGCACATGTTTAAGCCAGTTCGAGCCTTGGACACGGCCACGCCGGTCACATCCATATTCTTTACGCGTCACTCGGCCATTGTTAGCTCGGATAAGTTCTACGAGATCGATTTGGACAACTATGCGGCTGAGGAGTTTGTGGATCTGTCCGATAAGTCAATGGAGAGCACTGCCAAGTGCCAGCCCCTAACTGCGGTGCGCATCTCACGACAAGAGTATCTGCTCTGCTTTGCCGAATATGGCGTCTTTGTGGACGAGTTTGGCTGCAGATCCAGGCCGTACGATTTGAACTGGGTCTATGCACCCACTGGATTTGTTTACCGCGATCCATTCCTATTCATATCGCACTATCAAAGCGTGCAGATAGTCCGTTTGCATCGGTCGTTCAGCAAGGAAATGGCCAGCGGGGATAACGCATCGGAGAATTCGGAATCCCCGGAACTGCAGCGCGTCTACTTGCCCCACTACATGTCCACGCTGCTGGCCAACAGCGGAGATGTCAATCTCTATGCCGTGGCCATCGATCAGAGGCCCTGCAATGGAACACAGAAGATCTACCATCTGGACACGATGCAGGCATTCAAGCAGAAGTTCAATATCTCCATGGAAACGCTGTCTTCAGTGGCCACTTCTGTGACTTTGGGCTCGACTGTCACCGGAAATAGCATATAG
- the sti gene encoding sticky, isoform B produces MPPKMEPISVRTARLNNLILGKGAGVCAKPAGSASGSGIPASTRRSIVPVSTTSAAVAEAICREGLLDAFCLLYNECDKDTLKKRDRNIAEFVNKFRPIIEETRKLRVNADDFLIKTLIGQGYFGNVHLVVERQTNDIYAMKKIKKSVVTTSQVKEERDIMSIRNSEWLINLQYAFQDNDNLYLVMEYMPGGDLLSLMSRHGPFDEDLARFYLAELTVALHTLHEMGYVHRDIKPENILIDRFGHIKLADFGNAAALDRDGHVLSLSPVGTPDYIAPELLQTISTYKLSKSMHDVSRIVSCDYWSMGIIGYELICETTPFHEDNVHETYSKILSHCEESHLKELISFPADLKVSVNYRNLIESLVTNPSKRLSYERIKNHPFFSEIPWGSIRSQVPPIIPTVRSDDDTSNFEDGIRHKTRREQGVAKKSLTTNMKSNDFSGKDLPFIGYSFVHMEKSAISATTDEKLQEKLKELLQKLKTRENEISMLKQDLLRAQQSLRKTDNKSQVVADAKMEIKKLQQIIKEKTMELTTCKTQIKTLQSSAKIDEEMWSKKEATITDLLRLNRQKYEEAKIASEQRYEKQLADKKQELASTLQKLDARELEFNAKFEECKHLSMKLQNYKDMLQQIKEQNLKSETNHEEQRRQMAELYEQKLTDLRKKVRDSQDTNRRMTMEIKEIRTELDESISSSKSTQEAKNATERNIEEILRRLNEEIASNNELHAEKVKLETKLQLKENETQEVRAECHRLERELQLAECRCQLAESSLATQVSPYETAPGSLTELNAIEDQLRADLLAAKESENHQKGRADQLQTLVTKLEQMLERFNEQSLSPTKSHSSRKQEGETVGDMLERQNEKLEDKLAAVREQMIVERQAARTANLSLWKVEKQLEEALSEKKLLARRMELTEDRIKKVQNASDEAQRMLKTSQEETRQRESRIEELKQELAAAKRDVLKEHRQWEKAEQERMKCKSEIIEHLANVHRLEQQETELRQKLRQIQSRFDGVTLEQKNTIRELQEEREKSRKANDSCLVLQKELKQLTDNFQRLKYACSITDSQLTEVETMLKSEQERNKSQKSQLDTLHEKLRERNDQLTDLRKQLTTVESEKRLAEQRAQVLASEIDELRLNLKEQQKKLVAQQDQLVEQTNALFATQERAELLDGQNANYEAQTADSNREMVSLKEENARILSELFHKKEEVGNLQAEIRGLESAQANLHAEIDSLQDTLAEKEQFYVQRDIKSNATLAQHKKLIDYLQLKVEDLSAKKKKTLADKLFGSSHTNKENVSPNDVESSILYRALKEELKREQKMNSLLKEQLAQLNGTATLRSPRKSAAVNGDSDAPKQRPVSIAALPRSPQKQQQPLKRTTSQVELKTTAEKPTKVTIENQAHHRFELALQESKVDAVNCVVCEKAVVAGSPFWKCKECKDVTHRKCRSNVQSHCGSTKPTAPSADDLSSIQSVSSLTLDSVDVAGGTTSGGEYIGSLVYSSDGAEDQARKEIEVNCAFEVAEQQILLLGCNTGLYAYHLDSQRLVHISGLESVSCMSICKRLAKAIMVGTVGEKLYQCDYRQLESRCQSSSSCHKPVLETSAIELPFANRTPSEKWKLVLISDEAENALDSVAIAATSTRIVILKYDLKLHMFKPVRALDTATPVTSIFFTRHSAIVSSDKFYEIDLDNYAAEEFVDLSDKSMESTAKCQPLTAVRISRQEYLLCFAEYGVFVDEFGCRSRPYDLNWVYAPTGFVYRDPFLFISHYQSVQIVRLHRSFSKEMASGDNASENSESPELQRVYLPHYMSTLLANSGDVNLYAVAIDQRPCNGTQKIYHLDTMQAFKQKFNISMETLSSVATSVTLGSTVTGNSI; encoded by the exons ATGCCACCCAAGATGGAGCCGATTAGCGTGCGCACCGCGCGTCTGAACAACCTGATTCTGGGCAAAGGAGCTGGCGTCTGTGCGAAGCCCGCTGGAAGCGCCTCCGGATCAGGTATTCCCGCCTCCACCAGGAGAAGCATTGTACCCGTGAGCACCACTAGCGCCGCCGTGGCCGAGGCCATCTGCCGCGAGGGACTCCTGGACGCCTTCTGTCTGCTGTACAACGAGTGCGACAAGGATACGCTGAAGAAGCGCGATCGCAACATCGCCGAGTTTGTCAACAAAT TTCGTCCCATCATAGAGGAGACCCGCAAACTCAGGGTCAACGCAGATGACTTCCTCATCAAGACGCTTATTGGCCAAGGATACTTTGGCAACGTTCACCTGGTGGTGGAGCGGCAAACCAACGACATATACGCCATGAAGAAGATCAAAAAGTCGGTGGTGACGACGTCACAAGTCAAGGAGGAGCGCGATATCATGTCCATTCGCAACTCTGAATGGCTAATCAATCTGCAGTATGCCTTTCAG GATAACGACAATCTGTACCTGGTCATGGAGTACATGCCCGGCGGAGACCTTCTCAGCTTGATGTCACGCCACGGCCCTTTCGATGAGGACTTGGCTCGTTTCTATCTGGCCGAGCTCACAGTGGCCCTGCACACATTGCACGAGATGGGCTATGTGCATCGGGATATAAAGCCTGAAAATATACTGATTGATCGTTTTGGCCATATTAAACTGGCTGATTTCGGTAATGCCGCTGCCTTGGATCGCGATGGCCATGTGCTGAGTTTGTCGCCGGTGGGAACACCGGATTACATAGCTCCAGAGCTGCTGCAAACCATATCCACCTACAAGCTGTCCAAGTCGATGCACGATGTGAGTAGAATT GTCAGCTGCGATTATTGGTCCATGGGCATTATAGGATATGAGTTAATATGCGAGACAACACCTTTTCACGAGGACAATGTACACGAGACATACTCCAAGATTCTCTCCCATTGCGAGGAGAGTCACCTTAAAGAGCTCATCAGCTTTCCCGCCGACTTGAAGGTGTCTGTTAACTATAGAAATCTTATTGAGTCACTGGTCACAAATCCTTCGAAGCGATTGTCCTATGAGCGCATTAAGAATCACCCCTTCTTTAGCGAAATTCCGTGGGGTTCCATTCGCTCGCAGGTTCCACCGATTATACCAACTGTTAGGTCTGACGATGATACCTCCAATTTCGAGGACGGAATTCGTCATAAGACTCGCAGAGAACAGGGAGTTGCTAAAAAGTCCCTTACGACTAACATGAAATCGAATGATTTCAGTGGCAAGGATCTGCCATTCATTGGGTACAGTTTTGTGCACATGGAAAAGTCGGCAATTTCCGCTACCACCGATGAAAAGCTTCAGGAGAAGCTAAAGGAACTGCTGCAGAAACTGAAGACTAGAGAGAACGAGATTTCCATGCTGAAACAAGATCTTCTGCGGGCTCAGCAATCGCTGAGGAAGACCGATAACAAATCTCAGGTGGTAGCCGATgctaaaatggaaattaagaAGCTGCAACAGATTATCAAGGAGAAAACAATGGAGCTTACCACTTGCAAGACGCAAATTAAGACACTCCAAAGTTCGGCCAAAATAGACGAGGAAATGTGGTCCAAGAAGGAAGCCACTATCACCGATCTCCTTCGCCTTAATCGACAAAAGTACGAAGAAGCCAAGATCGCTTCGGAGCAACGATATGAGAAACAATTGGCGGACAAAAAGCAAGAGCTGGCATCCACGCTGCAAAAGTTAGATGCCCGTGAGTTGGAGTTCAATGCCAAGTTCGAAGAGTGCAAGCATTTGTCCATGAAGTTGCAAAACTACAAGGATATGCTGCAGCAGATCAAGGAGCAGAATCTCAAGTCCGAGACAAACCATGAGGAGCAGAGGCGCCAAATGGCCGAATTGTATGAGCAAAAGCTAACAGATCTCCGGAAAAAGGTTCGCGACTCGCAGGATACAAACCGCCGCATGACAATGGAGATAAAGGAAATACGCACCGAGCTGGACGAGTCCATATCCTCCAGCAAGTCCACCCAAGAAGCGAAGAACGCTACCGAGCGGAATATCGAAGAAATTCTGCGGCGTCTGAACGAGGAGATCGCCTCCAATAATGAGCTTCATGCGGAAAAGGTCAAACTGGAGACGAAGCTGCAGCTGAAGGAAAATGAAACTCAAGAAGTTAGAGCCGAATGTCATCGACTTGAGAGGGAATTGCAG CTTGCCGAATGTCGCTGTCAGCTGGCTGAATCCTCACTAGCCACCCAGGTTTCCCCCTACGAAACTGCGCCTGGATCTTTGACCGAACTGAATGCCATTGAGGATCAACTTCGCGCCGACTTGTTAGCCGCCAAAGAGAGTGAAAACCATCAGAAGGGACGCGCCGATCAACTGCAGACGCTGGTTACCAAACTGGAGCAAATGCTGGAGCGCTTCAACGAGCAGAGTCTTTCACCCACGAAATCGCACTCATCGCGTAAGCAAGAAGGTGAAACCGTTGGTGATATGCTCGAGCGGCAAAACGAGAAGCTGGAGGATAAATTGGCAGCAGTGCGAGAGCAGATGATTGTGGAACGTCAGGCAGCGCGTACAGCGAATCTATCGCTCTGGAAGGTGGAGAAACAGCTCGAGGAAGCTTTGTCCGAGAAGAAGTTACTGGCGCGTCGCATGGAACTCACAGAGGATCGGATTAAAAAGGTGCAGAACGCAAGCGATGAAGCGCAGAGAATGCTCAAGACGTCACAGGAGGAAACTCGCCAGCGGGAGTCTCGCATCGAGGAGCTGAAGCAGGAACTGGCGGCCGCCAAAAGGGATGTCCTCAAGGAGCACCGCCAATGGGAAAAGGCCGAGCAGGAGCGCATGAAGTGCAAGTCGGAGATAATCGAGCACTTGGCCAATGTGCACAGATTAGAACAACAGGAGACGGAATTGCGCCAGAAACTCAGGCAAATCCAATCGCGATTTGATGGTGTAACTTTGGAACAGAAGAATACCATTCGAGAACTGCAGGAGGAGCGAGAAAAGAGCAGGAAAGCGAATGACTCTTGTTTGGTCTTACAGAAGGAGCTGAAACAACTCACCGATAACTTCCAGAGGTTGAAGTACGCTTGTAGCATTACCGACAGCCAGCTAACTGAGGTGGAGACCATGCTAAAATCGGAGCAGGAACGAAATAAATCCCAGAAATCTCAACTTGATACCCTTCATGAGAAACTCAGAGAGCGCAACGATCAATTAACTGATCTACGAAAGCAACTAACTACGGTGGAATCGGAAAAGCGTCTGGCGGAGCAGCGTGCTCAAGTGTTGGCATCGGAAATCGATGAACTTCGTCTCAATCTCAAGGAGCAGCAGAAGAAGCTGGTGGCGCAGCAGGATCAGTTGGTGGAGCAGACTAACGCACTGTTTGCCACCCAAGAGAGAGCTGAACTTTTGGATGGGCAAAATGCCAATTACGAAGCCCAAACTGCGGATTCGAATCGCGAAATGGTTAGTTTGAAGGAGGAAAATGCTAGAATTCTCAGCGAGCTGTTCCACAAGAAGGAGGAGGTTGGCAATCTTCAGGCGGAGATAAGGGGCTTGGAGTCTGCGCAAGCCAACTTGCACGCAGAGATCGATTCCCTTCAGGACACTTTGGCCGAGAAGGAGCAGTTCTACGTGCAGCGGGACATTAAATCGAATGCCACACTTGCGCAGCACAAAAAGCTGATTGACTACCTTCAG cTCAAAGTTGAGGACCTATCCGCCAAGAAGAAAAAGACATTGGCGGACAAACTTTTCGGTTCTAGCCACACAAACAAGGAGAACGTGTCACCCAATGACGTGGAATCTTCCATTCTGTATCGCGCTCTAAAGGAGGAACTGAAGCGAGAACAAAAGATGAACAGCTTGCTGAAGGAGCAGTTGGCTCAGTTGAATG GAACTGCAACCTTGCGCTCTCCACGCAAATCTGCAGCTGTTAATGGCGACTCCGATGCACCCAAACAGAGACCCGTAAGCATTGCTGCCTTGCCACGTTCTccacagaagcagcagcagcccctGAAGCGCACCACCAGCCAGGTGGAGCTGAAGACGACGGCGGAGAAACCGACTAAAGTAACCATTGAGAACCAGGCTCATCACCGTTTCGAACTGGCCCTGCAGGAGTCCAAGGTGGATGCCGTCAACTGTGTAGTTTGCGAAAAGGCCGTCGTTGCCGGTTCGCCGTTCTGGAAATGCAAGGAGTGCAAAGATGTTACGCATCGCAAGTGTCGCTCCAATGTTCAGAGCCATTGCGGATCCACCAAGCCGACTGCACCGTCAGCCGATGATCTTAGCAGTATTCAATCTGTCTCCAGCTTGACTTTGGATAGCGTAGATGTTGCGGGTGGTACAACCAGCGGTGGCGAGTACATTGGATCGCTGGTCTACAGTTCGGATGGTGCAGAAGATCAGGCACGGAAGGAGATCGAAGTGAACTGCGCCTTTGAAGTGGCCGAGCAGCAAATACTCCTATTGGGCTGTAACACGGGACTGTATGCGTATCACTTGGACTCGCAGCGATTGGTGCACATTTCTGGTCTCGAATCGGTGAGCTGCATGTCCATTTGCAAGCGCCTGGCTAAGGCTATAATGGTGGGCACAGTTGGCGAGAAGCTATATCAATGTGACTACCGCCAGCTGGAGTCACGCTGTCAGAGCTCCAGTTCGTGTCACAAGCCTGTGCTGGAAACGTCGGCCATTGAGCTGCCATTTGCCAATCGCACGCCATCGGAGAAATGGAAACTAGTGCTGATCTCCGATGAGGCGGAGAACGCATTGGATTCGGTGGCTATTGCGGCCACGTCCACTAGGATTGTCATCTTGAAGTACGACCTTAAGCTGCACATGTTTAAGCCAGTTCGAGCCTTGGACACGGCCACGCCGGTCACATCCATATTCTTTACGCGTCACTCGGCCATTGTTAGCTCGGATAAGTTCTACGAGATCGATTTGGACAACTATGCGGCTGAGGAGTTTGTGGATCTGTCCGATAAGTCAATGGAGAGCACTGCCAAGTGCCAGCCCCTAACTGCGGTGCGCATCTCACGACAAGAGTATCTGCTCTGCTTTGCCGAATATGGCGTCTTTGTGGACGAGTTTGGCTGCAGATCCAGGCCGTACGATTTGAACTGGGTCTATGCACCCACTGGATTTGTTTACCGCGATCCATTCCTATTCATATCGCACTATCAAAGCGTGCAGATAGTCCGTTTGCATCGGTCGTTCAGCAAGGAAATGGCCAGCGGGGATAACGCATCGGAGAATTCGGAATCCCCGGAACTGCAGCGCGTCTACTTGCCCCACTACATGTCCACGCTGCTGGCCAACAGCGGAGATGTCAATCTCTATGCCGTGGCCATCGATCAGAGGCCCTGCAATGGAACACAGAAGATCTACCATCTGGACACGATGCAGGCATTCAAGCAGAAGTTCAATATCTCCATGGAAACGCTGTCTTCAGTGGCCACTTCTGTGACTTTGGGCTCGACTGTCACCGGAAATAGCATATAG